The following coding sequences lie in one Brachionichthys hirsutus isolate HB-005 chromosome 15, CSIRO-AGI_Bhir_v1, whole genome shotgun sequence genomic window:
- the wdr33 gene encoding pre-mRNA 3' end processing protein WDR33 — protein MTTDVGSPQRFFHMPRFQHQAPRQVFYKRPDFAQQQAMQQLTFDGKRMRKAVNRKTIDYNPSVIRHLENRSWQRDHRDFRAVQPDAGCYNDLVPPLGMLNNPMNAVTTKFVRTSTNKVKCPVFVIRWTPEGRRLVTGASSGEFTLWNGLTFNFETILQAHDSPVRAMTWSHNDMWMLTADHGGYVKYWQSNMNNVKMFQAHKEAIREASFSPTDNKFATCSDDGTVRIWDFMRCHEERILRGHGADVKCVDWHPTKGLVVSGSKDSQQPIKFWDPKTGQSLATLHAHKNTVMEVKWNLNGNWLLTASRDHLCKLFDIRNLKEELQVFRGHKKEATAVAWHPVHEGLFASGGSDGSLLFWHVGVEKEVGGMEMAHEGMIWSLAWHPLGHILCSGSNDHTSKFWTRNRPGDKMRDRYNLNLLPGMSEDGVEYDDMDLNNMASIPGMGIPEQLKAAMEQEQSNKDAASDAEMSIPGLDWGMDEVMGKDTKKVPQKKVPYAKPIPAQFQQAWADNKVPMMPPNADLSKDRKAEQKVDMKKKCQAEHEQEMASLHYNNPMLLEQMKMDRMDRMDRMDRMDRMSTDGNLGPQQGQGAMSSFSTTGGPVPPGQQGFPQNMPSQQMSNNMGGPMGPGGMQSPYMGPPSGPQSHQGPPQDMMGPPDMQGMQRHTGPPRNMGPQGPHGMGSRGMQGGPGGMMGPPSRGMGQRDQQGPQAQGGMMGPQAPMQGGMMGPTSRTHGNMPNNYGMGNMQGGPGGMQGPPGNVQGPHGNMQGPHGNLQGSQGNMQGPPYGQHHVQNSGPMMHGMGQQGPNSKGDPRGPPPNHHLGPSERQTPGGPESGSGPYWGDNQQGRRGQQDFEGARDYHARDESWRPGTGYQGGGGGGGHRGGGHRAGGNWGPDERFGGADFRGRRDERFRGPGRPGARGYPDEYGAQEEGFDSSEEMGRSWDTGGRGRPPRAGGPPRAGGHDGYRDGQQMHEGSSPAGRERSSSLQGMDMASLPPRKRQWQEGPGTGDPRERDSADADGGRPPPREEGGYGPSGRGGRGGWGSGGGPGPRRGGPLQRGLMRGAVRGR, from the exons atgacgacagACGTGGGCTCTCCGCAGCGGTTCTTTCACATGCCGCGGTTCCAGCACCAGGCGCCGCGGCAGGTCTTCTACAAGAGGCCGGACTTCGCCCAGCAACAGGCGATGCAGCAGCTCACGTTCGACGGGAAGCGAATGAGGAAAGCTGTCAATCGCAAAACCATCGACTACAACCCCTCCGTCATCCGacacttggag AACCGTTCGTGGCAGCGGGACCACCGAGACTTCCGAGCCGTCCAGCCCGACGCAGGATGTTACAATGAC CTGGTTCCTCCTCTGGGGATGTTGAACAACCCAATGAACGCCGTCACCACCAAGTTTGTCCGAACCTCCACCAACAAAGTCAAGTGTCCCGTGTTCGTGATCAGG TGGACTCCAGAAGGTCGCCGTCTGGTCACGGGCGCCTCGAGCGGCGAGTTCACTCTGTGGAACGGACTCACCTTCAACTTTGAGACCATTTTACAG GCGCACGACAGTCCGGTCCGGGCCATGACCTGGTCTCACAACGACATGTGGATGCTGACGGCGGACCACGGCGGCTACGTCAAGTACTGGCAGTCCAACATGAACAACGTCAAGATGTTCCAGGCTCACAAGGAGGCCATTAGAGAAGCCAG ttTCTCTCCGACAGATAATAAATTTGCCACCTGCTCCGACGACGGAACGGTTCGTATCTGGGACTTCATGCGCTGCCACGAGGAGAGAATCCTCCGAG GTCACGGTGCCGACGTGAAATGTGTCGACTGGCATCCCACCAAAGGTCTGGTGGTCTCCGGCAGTAAAGACAGTCAACAGCCAATCAAATTCTGGGACCCAAAGACCGGACAAAGCCTGGCGACGCT CCACGCCCACAAGAACACCGTGATGGAGGTGAAGTGGAACCTGAATGGCAATTGGCTGCTGACGGCGTCACGTGACCACCTGTGTAAGCTGTTTGACATCAGAAacctgaaggaggagctgcaggtgtTCCGAGGGCACAAGAAGGAGGCGACGG CCGTGGCCTGGCATCCCGTCCACGAAGGGCTGTTCGCCAGCGGCGGTTCTGACGGCTCGCTGCTCTTCTGGCATGTTGG GGTGGAGAAGGAGGTCGGAGGGATGGAGATGGCTCACGAAGGGATGATCTGGAGTCTGGCCTGGCACCCGCTGGGCCACATCCTCTGCTCCGGGTCCAACGACCACACCAG TAAATTCTGGACGAGGAACCGACCAGGCGATAAGATGAGAGACCGCTACAACCTGAACCTGCTGCCTGGGATGTCAGAGGACGGGGTGGAGTACG ATGACATGGACCTGAACAACATGGCCTCCATCCCCGGCATGGGCATCCCCGAGCAGCTGAAGGCCGCcatggagcaggagcagagca ATAAAGATGCAGCTTCTGACGCGGAGATGTCCATCCCGGGTCTGGACTGGGGCATGGACGAGGTCATGGGTAAAGACACCAAGAAGGTTCCGCAGAAAAAAGTGCCGTACGCCAAACCGATCCCGGCGCAGTTCCAACAG gcCTGGGCGGATAATAAAGTACCCATGATGCCCCCCAATGCCGATTTGTCCAAGGACAGGAAGGCGGAGCAGAAAGTGGACATGAAGAAGAAATGTCAAGCGGAGCATGAGCAGGAAATGGCGTCTCTGCATTACAACAACCCGAtgctgctggag CAAATGAAGATGGACCGGATGGACCGGATGGACCGCATGGACCGGATGGACCGCATGAGCACCGATGGGAACCTGGGCCCCCAGCAGGGACAGGGTGCTATGTCCTCCTTTTCCACCACTGGAGGCCCAGTGCCGCCTGGCCAGCAGGGCTTTCCACAAAACATGCCTTCTCAGCAAATGTCCAACAACATGGGGGGCCCCATGGGTCCCGGAGGCATGCAGTCTCCTTACATGGGGCCACCCTCTGGACCCCAGTCTCACCAGGGGCCGCCTCAGGACATGATGGGGCCACCAGACATGCAAGGAATGCAGAGACACACTGGCCCTCCCAGAAACATGGGTCCCCAAGGGCCTCACGGTATGGGTTCCAGAGGGATGCAGGGGGGCCCTGGTGGAATGATGGGCCCCCCTTCTCGAGGAATGGGTCAGAGGGATCAACAGGGACCTCAGGCTCAGGGGGGCATGATGGGCCCTCAGGCTCCAATGCAGGGTGGGATGATGGGGCCCACATCCAGGACACATGGCAACATGCCAAACAACTATGGGATGGGCAACATGCAGGGGGGCCCGGGTGGGATGCAGGGGCCGCCCGGAAATGTACAAGGACCCCACGGCAACATGCAGGGGCCTCATGGAAACCTGCAAGGGTCCCAAGGAAACATGCAGGGGCCCCCATATGGGCAGCACCAC GTTCAGAACTCCGGGCCTATGATGCACGGGATGGGACAGCAGGGGCCCAACAGTAAAG GGGACCCTCGGGGGCCGCCGCCCAACCACCACTTGGGCCCCTCTGAGCGACAGACACCTGGAGGACCAGAATCCGGCTCAGGGCCTTACTGGGGAGACAACCAACAGGGTCGTCGTGGGCAACAAGACTTTGAAGGTGCCAGGGACTACCACGCCAGAGATGAAAGCTGGAGACCTGGAACAGGAtaccaaggaggaggaggaggaggaggacacaggGGGGGAGGACATAGAGCAGGAGGAAACTGGGGCCCCGATGAGAGGTTCGGCGGCGCAGACTTCAGAGGACGGAGAGACGAGAG GTTCAGAGGCCCCGGCCGGCCCGGAGCTCGAGGCTACCCCGATGAGTACGGGGCCCAGGAGGAGGGCTTCGACAGTTCAGAGGAAATGGGCCGAAGCTGGGACACCGGGGGCAGGGGGAGGCCACCTCGAGCAGGAGGTCCACCCCGAGCAGGAG GTCACGACGGTTATCGAGACGGACAGCAGATGCACGAAGGGTCATCTCCGGCGGGCCGCGAGCGctcttcctccctgcagggGATGGACATGGCCTCCCTGCCCCCCCGGAAACGTCAGTGGCAGGAAGGCCCCGGAACCGGAGACCCCCGGGAGAGGGACTCAGCCGATGCGGACGGAG GTCGCCCCCCTCCGAGGGAGGAAGGGGGCTACGGTCCGTCCGGCCGCGGTGGACGAGGCGGCTGGGGCTCTGGAGGAGGGCCAGGTCCCAGAAGAGGAGGACCGCTGCAGAGGGGGTTAATGAGGGGGGCTGTCCGAGGCCGGTAG
- the sft2d3 gene encoding vesicle transport protein SFT2C, with product MAELNRQLQEYLAQSKGGGAKTISQSSSSTAVDMGDAEPAPGSWFGRWSSPWSVSRGGSPSGQSSSGNGGFSWPWFGEPDPCLPGMSRRQRLVAFGGCALFSALCFGLSALYAPLLLLYARKFALLWSLGSVFAIAAVAVLRGPSRLAAGLPTSPGAAVYLCALGGTLYAALSLHSTVLTALGAALQVTVIVVYLVSLLPGGSAGIRFVGGMAASAIKRTVSGKSMPI from the coding sequence ATGGCGGAACTAAACCGACAACTTCAGGAGTATTTGGCCCAGTCCAAAGGCGGCGGCGCTAAAACCATCTCCCAGTCCAGCTCCAGCACCGCGGTGGACATGGGCGACGCGGAGCCGGCACCAGGGAGCTGGTTCGGGCGGTGGTCCAGCCCCTGGTCCGTTAGCCGCGGCGGCAGTCCGTCCGGCCAGAGCTCGAGCGGGAACGGCGGCTTTTCCTGGCCGTGGTTCGGCGAGCCGGACCCTTGTCTGCCGGGGATGAGCCGCCGGCAGCGGCTTGTGGCCTTCGGGGGTTGCGCGCTGTTCTCCGCGCTGTGCTTCGGGCTGTCCGCGCTCTAcgcgccgctgctgctcctctaCGCCCGGAAGTTCGCGCTGCTCTGGTCGCTCGGTTCTGTGTTCGCCATCGCCGCGGTGGCGGTGCTTCGCGGACCCAGCAGGCTCGCCGCCGGCCTGCCGACCTCTCCCGGCGCCGCGGTGTACCTGTGCGCCCTGGGGGGGACCCTGTACGCGGCGCTGAGCCTCCACAGCACCGTGCTGACGGCGCTGGGGGCCGCGCTGCAGGTCACCGTCATCGTTGTTTACCTGGTGTCGCTGCTCCCCGGAGGCAGCGCCGGGATCCGCTTCGTGGGGGGGATGGCGGCGTCCGCCATCAAAAGGACGGTCTCTGGGAAAAGCATGCCGATCTGA
- the si:ch1073-184j22.2 gene encoding dual specificity protein phosphatase 18 has protein sequence MALSQITPTLFLGAADAPLNAALVSQKGITLIVNATVGHASPAYRGVECVRVPVSDLPSARLGDHFDRVAGRIHSNRAGGTLVHCAAGMSRSPALVMAYLMRYRGVTLRQAHRWVQESRPCVRLNAGFWEQLLQYERRLYGKNTVRVAALAETPPRPLTPRTERSLEQQRSWLTPLAPRSPLVSRLSVKPPKNKQRRGSKSSSIKV, from the coding sequence ATGGCGCTCTCTCAGATCACCCCCACCCTGTTCCTTGGCGCGGCCGACGCCCCCCTCAACGCAGCGTTGGTGTCGCAGAAGGGCATCACGCTCATCGTTAACGCCACGGTCGGCCACGCCTCCCCCGCCTACCGGGGCGTGGAGTGCGTGCGGGTCCCCGTTTCTGACCTGCCCAGCGCTCGCCTTGGAGACCACTTCGACCGAGTCGCCGGACGCATCCATAGCAACCGTGCAGGAGGCACGCTGGTGCACTGCGCCGCCGGGATGAGCCGCTCGCCTGCGCTGGTGATGGCCTACCTCATGCGCTACCGAGGCGTGACGCTGCGCCAGGCCCACCGGTGGGTCCAGGAGAGCCGGCCTTGCGTCAGACTGAACGCCGGCTTCTGGGAGCAGCTGCTTCAGTATGAAAGGAGGCTGTATGGGAAGAACACCGTCAGGGTGGCGGCCCTCGCAGAGACGCCGccgcgacctctgaccccgagGACAGAGAGGTCGCTGGAACAGCAGAGAAGCTGGTTAACGCCGCTGGCGCCCAGGTCGCCTCTGGTGAGCCGGCTGTCGGTGAAGCcgccaaaaaacaaacagcgaaGAGGATCCAAATCCAGCAGCATCAAAGTCTGA